A genome region from Arachis duranensis cultivar V14167 chromosome 6, aradu.V14167.gnm2.J7QH, whole genome shotgun sequence includes the following:
- the LOC107495360 gene encoding UDP-N-acetylglucosamine transporter UGNT1 — protein sequence MSLKVSNSSENNPMLPVSDPGRTHDDGDKLFKGSAMTKRGAYAAVSYMSCAVLLVMFNKAALSSYNFPSANVITLLQMVCSCCFLYVLRRWRIISFSAGEKSLISDNSTKFVPLNTLKHTLPLSGAYLLYMLVTMESVRGVNVPMYTTLRRTTVVFTMIVEFLLVQQRYSSSVIFSVGLIVFGALIAGVRDFSFDAYGYSVVFLANFTTAIYLATISRIGKTSGLNSFGLMWCNGVVCGPFLLVWTFIRGDLKMTLNFPYLFSPGFIVVLLFSCILAFFLNYCIFLNTTLNSAVTQTICGNLKDLFTIGLGWVIFGGLPFDFWNIIGQLLGFTGSGLYAYYKLMGK from the exons atgtCTCTCAAAGTATCCAATTCGTCGGAGAATAACCCCATGCTTCCGGTGTCGGATCCTGGCAGGACCCACGACGATGGGGACAAGCTCTTCAAAGGTTCCGCCATGACCAAACGCGGTGCTTACGCCGCTGTCTCTTATATGTCTTGCGCCG TTCTCTTGGTGATGTTCAATAAGGCAGCTCTTTCATCATATAACTTCCCATCTGCAAATGTCATCACACTTCTTCAG ATGGTATGTTCATGTTGTTTTCTTTATGTACTGAGGCGCTGGAGGATAATTTCTTTCTCAGCAggtgaaaaatctttaatatcAGATAACTCAACAAAATTTGTACCATTGAATACTTTGAAGCACACTCTTCCTCTATCAGGAGCATATTTACTCTACATG CTAGTCACCATGGAGTCTGTCCGTGGAGTAAATGTTCCAATGTACACCACCCTTAGGCGAACAACTGTGGTATTTACAATGATTGTAGAGTTTCTTCTCGTGCAACAGAGGTATTCATCCTCTGTTATTTTCAG TGTTGGCTTGATTGTCTTTGGTGCGCTGATTGCGGGAGTTCGGGACTTCTCTTTTGATGCTTATGGCTATAGTGTTGTTTTCTTGGCAAACTTTACCACAGCAATATATCTGGCAACCATTTCCCGCATAG GAAAAACTAGTGGTCTTAATAGCTTTGGACTTATGTGGTGCAATG GCGTTGTATGTGGGCCATTTTTGCTCGTTTGGACATTTATTCGTGGTGACTTGAAGATGACACTTAACTTTCCTTATCTTTTCTCACCTGGTTTTATT GTTGTTTTGCTCTTTTCCTGCATACTGGCGTTCTTCTTGAACTACTGCATTTTCTTGAACACGACTCTAAATTCAGCTGTGACACAGACGATTTGTGGTAATCTGAAG GATCTATTTACTATTGGACTTGGCTGGGTAATTTTTGGTGGGCTACCATTTGATTTT TGGAACATAATTGGGCAGCTACTCGGTTTCACTGGCTCTGGCTTATATGCTTACTATAAGCTCATGGGCAAataa
- the LOC107495399 gene encoding LOW QUALITY PROTEIN: uncharacterized protein LOC107495399 (The sequence of the model RefSeq protein was modified relative to this genomic sequence to represent the inferred CDS: inserted 1 base in 1 codon), with amino-acid sequence MAHTSLIMPNPNHASSPSRSPLSIQFSSIPTMDRIFSSKSFLYNRLRSQPLSLTVLKLDGSTFDIQVEKTATIAELKEAVKVVFSHMPQKGPGKISWPHVWRQFCLCYDGQKLVKDDDYLRNYGIKDGDQLRFIRHVSNYYSARRRKRSKKRVFHFKQHSRSSSQVNSYQPKEHSDDDEEEEICSDEVATEDRKIELYNKVRVHVGKNKLTSFVXRVILIQQAAHCTENENSK; translated from the exons ATGGCACACACTAGCTTAATAATGCCGAACCCTAACCACGCTTCCTCTCCTTCTCGATCACCCTTGTCGATTCAATTCTCTTCGATCCCAACCATGGACCGCATTTTCTCCAGTAAGAGTTTCCTTTATAATAGGCTTCGATCTCAGCCTCTCAGCCTTACTGTTCTCAAATTGGATGGATCTACCTTCG ATATTCAAGTTGAGAAGACAGCAACTATTGCTGAGCTTAAGGAGGCGGTGAAGGTGGTGTTCAGTCACATGCCTCAGAAGGGGCCAGGGAAGATTTCATG GCCACATGTTTGGCGGCAGTTTTGCTTATGCTATGATGGACAGAAGCTTGTTAAAGATGATGATTACCTGAGAAATTATGGCATCAAGGACGGTGATCAG CTTCGTTTCATCCGCCATGTCTCAAACTATTATAGTGCTCGAAGAAGAAAGCGATCAAAGAAACGAGTTTTCCATTTTAAACAGCACAGCAG GTCATCCTCGCAAGTGAATAGTTATCAACCTAAAGAAcatagtgatgatgatgaagaagaagaaatttgtTCCGATGAGGTAGCCACTGAGGATAGGAAGATCGAGCTGTACAATAAAGTACGAGTTCATGTTGGAAAGAACAAGTTAACCAGCTTTG GCAGAGTTATTCTCATACAACAGGCTGCCCATTGTACCGAAAACGAGAACTCAAAGTAG